The proteins below are encoded in one region of Reichenbachiella sp. 5M10:
- a CDS encoding LuxR C-terminal-related transcriptional regulator, which produces MPLKSSHLVLFLILLSTQLFANPHTIQYLKKDASLHEIKQLHEDQWIDYTEPVYEGTANGIYWFRIEIPASTESHIVTIPESHITRASLYQGKDEILPLADTRYRSFSIAPSPSATTYYLRVNCRLEARIPLQIEPSMRYHRSEQYEFLSMGIYYGVVICVVFINLISFIIFGNKGYIQYLFMPIGMSINSVYKDGIFALLFGSIGLNEYIEPTLNSILAITCVFCIESYLSINRHYPRLYRIGIAFVVLSQLLNIGVLLTHGAFSLYVSTDLAILLALDTFWLSGFLLWRKTKTIESGWFSVAYGIPLFVAHGYYLSPYFGLDFMNISFMWYKVGSVFEMAIFTYAIMFQSKKIALKNQEMRQTIVDYTHQLNKLHDKPNEKEAQTLELIKRYRFTLKEVEVLQDIADGCTNKEIADKHFISQNTVKYHIRHIFEKLNVNNRKEAGNKLMHPADEPSTTTQI; this is translated from the coding sequence ATGCCATTAAAATCATCGCATTTAGTGCTGTTTTTAATCCTCCTGTCTACCCAATTATTTGCAAACCCGCATACGATACAGTACCTCAAGAAGGACGCTTCTCTGCATGAGATCAAACAACTACATGAAGACCAGTGGATAGATTATACAGAGCCTGTCTATGAAGGAACTGCCAATGGCATTTACTGGTTTAGGATAGAAATTCCCGCATCAACGGAATCTCATATAGTCACCATTCCCGAATCCCATATCACTAGAGCATCACTCTATCAGGGGAAAGACGAGATTCTGCCCTTAGCTGACACACGCTATAGGAGCTTCTCGATCGCCCCCTCTCCTAGCGCAACCACTTACTACCTGAGGGTCAACTGTCGATTGGAAGCCAGAATCCCGCTACAAATAGAGCCATCAATGCGCTATCATAGATCCGAACAATATGAATTCCTAAGCATGGGGATCTATTACGGAGTGGTCATTTGTGTGGTCTTTATCAATCTCATCTCCTTCATTATCTTCGGAAACAAAGGTTATATTCAATACCTATTCATGCCCATCGGTATGTCCATCAATTCTGTGTACAAAGACGGCATTTTTGCGCTTCTGTTTGGTTCTATAGGTCTCAATGAATACATCGAACCTACCCTCAACAGTATTTTGGCGATCACTTGTGTCTTTTGTATTGAGAGCTACCTCAGTATCAACCGACACTATCCCCGATTGTATCGAATCGGCATTGCTTTTGTCGTCCTGTCACAGTTGCTCAATATTGGCGTGCTCCTGACACATGGGGCTTTCTCCCTCTATGTCTCCACCGACTTGGCTATTCTGTTGGCATTAGACACATTCTGGCTATCAGGCTTTTTGCTTTGGAGGAAAACGAAAACCATAGAGTCTGGCTGGTTTTCCGTGGCGTATGGCATACCGCTCTTTGTAGCGCATGGATACTATCTGAGTCCCTACTTCGGCTTAGACTTTATGAATATATCATTTATGTGGTACAAGGTCGGGTCTGTATTCGAAATGGCGATTTTCACCTACGCCATTATGTTTCAATCCAAAAAGATAGCCTTGAAAAACCAAGAGATGAGACAAACGATCGTGGACTATACCCATCAGCTCAACAAGCTACATGACAAGCCCAATGAAAAGGAAGCGCAAACCTTAGAACTCATCAAGCGCTACCGGTTCACGCTCAAAGAGGTAGAAGTTCTCCAGGATATAGCAGATGGGTGCACCAACAAAGAAATCGCGGACAAACACTTCATCAGTCAGAATACAGTCAAGTACCACATCAGGCACATCTTCGAAAAACTGAATGTAAACAACCGCAAAGAAGCCGGAAACAAACTCATGCATCCCGCTGATGAACCCTCAACAACGACTCAAATTTAA